The following are encoded in a window of Poecile atricapillus isolate bPoeAtr1 chromosome 3, bPoeAtr1.hap1, whole genome shotgun sequence genomic DNA:
- the EVA1A gene encoding protein eva-1 homolog A isoform X3, with protein sequence MVRINQTISLLLAKYSQKVPKKLLHETQARPTNQQGYQKPHFPLQPRVFDPNVIGDGVFLSDVSPSNIERTLPAEKKKGRSATFYPVDNTPLLLPVDETQPPALSSSMEPVGVGTEMALLSNILAAYAFITENPERAALYFVSGVCIGLVLTLLALVLRVSCRTDCKRSSSKKPPRERESDSDSSDSDDDSDTTSDLSARRHRRFERTLNMNVFTSAEELERAQRLEERERIIREIWMNGQPDIPGTRSLNRYY encoded by the exons TTCCCAAGAAGCTTCTGCATGAAACTCAGGCAAGACCAACCAATCAACAAGGGTACCAGAAGCCACATTTTCCACTGCAGCCAAGAGTGTTTGACCCCAATGTTATAGGGGACGGCGTGTTCCTTTCGGATGTCTCTCCTTCCAACATAGAGCGAACTCTCCCAG cagagaagaagaaagggagGTCAGCCACCTTCTACCCTGTAGACAACAcccccctcctgctccctgtggatGAGACACAACCGCCGGCgctcagcagcagcatggaGCCCGTGGGCGTCGGCACGGAGATGGCCCTGCTCAGCAACATCCTGGCAGCCTATGCCTTCATCACAG AAAACCCCGAGCGGGCTGCCCTGTATTTCGTGTCCGGAGTGTGCATTGGACTCGTGCTGAccctgctggccctggtgcTCAGGGTGTCCTGCCGGACGGACTGCAAGCGCTCCTCCTCCAAAAAACCTCCTCGGGAGCGGGAGAGCGACAGCGACAGCAGCGACAGCGACGACGACTCGGACACCACGTCGGACCTGTCTGCCCGCAGGCACCGCAGGTTCGAGAGGACTTTGAACATGAACGTGTTCACCTCTGCGGAGGAGCTGGAGCGGGCACAGCGGCTGGAGGAGCGGGAGCGCATCATCCGCGAGATCTGGATGAACGGGCAGCCCGACATCCCGGGCACCAGGAGCCTCAATCGCTActactga
- the EVA1A gene encoding protein eva-1 homolog A isoform X4 — MEPVGVGTEMALLSNILAAYAFITENPERAALYFVSGVCIGLVLTLLALVLRVSCRTDCKRSSSKKPPRERESDSDSSDSDDDSDTTSDLSARRHRRFERTLNMNVFTSAEELERAQRLEERERIIREIWMNGQPDIPGTRSLNRYY; from the exons atggaGCCCGTGGGCGTCGGCACGGAGATGGCCCTGCTCAGCAACATCCTGGCAGCCTATGCCTTCATCACAG AAAACCCCGAGCGGGCTGCCCTGTATTTCGTGTCCGGAGTGTGCATTGGACTCGTGCTGAccctgctggccctggtgcTCAGGGTGTCCTGCCGGACGGACTGCAAGCGCTCCTCCTCCAAAAAACCTCCTCGGGAGCGGGAGAGCGACAGCGACAGCAGCGACAGCGACGACGACTCGGACACCACGTCGGACCTGTCTGCCCGCAGGCACCGCAGGTTCGAGAGGACTTTGAACATGAACGTGTTCACCTCTGCGGAGGAGCTGGAGCGGGCACAGCGGCTGGAGGAGCGGGAGCGCATCATCCGCGAGATCTGGATGAACGGGCAGCCCGACATCCCGGGCACCAGGAGCCTCAATCGCTActactga